One genomic region from Streptomyces sp. NBC_01304 encodes:
- a CDS encoding succinate dehydrogenase hydrophobic membrane anchor subunit, with amino-acid sequence MSAETTPAGSVEVEAENVSLYDVDNPAPLIEAPRKRTKKTPKSTRTNFELYGWLFMRLSGIVLVVLVLGHLLIQLVLDGGVSKIGFAFVAGRWASPWWQAWDLVMLWLAMLHGANGLRTIINDYAERDNTRFWLKMLLYTATVFTVLLGTLVIFTFDPNIR; translated from the coding sequence ATGTCTGCAGAGACCACCCCCGCAGGGTCCGTCGAGGTCGAGGCCGAGAACGTCTCCCTCTACGACGTGGACAACCCGGCCCCGCTCATCGAGGCGCCGCGCAAGCGCACCAAGAAGACGCCGAAGTCGACGCGTACGAACTTCGAGCTGTACGGCTGGCTGTTCATGCGCCTGTCCGGCATCGTGCTCGTCGTCCTGGTCCTCGGCCACCTGCTGATCCAGCTGGTGCTCGACGGCGGCGTGTCCAAGATCGGCTTCGCCTTCGTGGCCGGCCGCTGGGCCTCGCCGTGGTGGCAGGCCTGGGACCTGGTGATGCTGTGGCTGGCGATGCTGCACGGCGCCAACGGCCTGCGCACGATCATCAATGACTACGCCGAGCGCGACAACACGCGCTTCTGGCTGAAGATGCTCCTTTACACCGCCACGGTGTTCACCGTCCTGCTGGGCACGCTGGTGATCTTCACCTTCGACCCGAACATCCGCTAG
- a CDS encoding VOC family protein, with amino-acid sequence MSLQLLGFDNVLLPVGDLGAAVDFYERAGFPLAFRLDEAGIALLKVGEETPGVLLREEEGLLPRPPGDWAVRVWLEVPDARAAGRELAAAGVVPDEPISVSTGWTVELADPWGNVVGFTDYLKRPSLARTPVDVREPEPAAV; translated from the coding sequence ATGTCACTTCAGTTGCTCGGCTTCGACAACGTTCTGCTGCCCGTCGGCGATCTGGGCGCGGCCGTGGACTTCTACGAGCGCGCGGGCTTCCCGCTCGCCTTCCGCCTCGACGAGGCGGGCATCGCCCTGCTCAAGGTGGGCGAGGAGACCCCTGGCGTACTGCTGCGCGAGGAGGAGGGGCTGCTGCCCCGGCCGCCCGGCGACTGGGCGGTGCGCGTGTGGCTGGAGGTGCCGGACGCGCGGGCCGCAGGGCGGGAGTTGGCGGCGGCCGGGGTGGTGCCGGACGAGCCGATCTCCGTGTCGACGGGGTGGACGGTGGAGCTGGCGGATCCGTGGGGCAATGTCGTGGGCTTCACGGACTACCTGAAGCGGCCGTCGCTGGCGCGTACGCCGGTGGACGTACGGGAACCGGAGCCTGCCGCCGTATAG
- a CDS encoding succinate dehydrogenase iron-sulfur subunit: protein MATPTLDKEDAKPEAGFADSPYITATFRIRRFNPEISDESVWEDFQIEIDPKERVLDALHKIKWDVDGTLTFRRSCAHGICGSDAMRINGKNRLACKTLIKDLNPEKPITVEAIKGLTVLKDLVVDMEPFFQAYRDVMPFLITEGNEPTRERLQSPEDRERFDDTTKCILCAACTSSCPVFWNDGQYFGPAAIVNAHRFIFDSRDEAGEQRLEILNDKDGVWRCRTTFNCTDACPRGIEVTKAIQEVKRALITRRF from the coding sequence ATGGCTACCCCGACCCTCGACAAGGAAGACGCCAAGCCCGAGGCAGGCTTCGCCGATTCCCCGTACATCACGGCCACTTTCCGCATCCGCCGGTTCAACCCGGAGATCTCCGACGAATCGGTGTGGGAAGACTTCCAGATCGAGATCGACCCGAAGGAGCGTGTCCTCGACGCCCTTCACAAGATCAAGTGGGACGTCGACGGCACGCTGACGTTCCGGCGCTCCTGCGCGCACGGCATCTGCGGCTCGGACGCCATGCGGATCAACGGCAAGAACCGCCTGGCCTGCAAGACGCTGATCAAGGACCTCAACCCGGAGAAGCCGATCACGGTCGAGGCCATCAAGGGCCTCACGGTCCTCAAGGACCTCGTGGTCGACATGGAGCCGTTCTTCCAGGCGTACCGCGACGTCATGCCGTTCCTCATCACCGAGGGCAACGAGCCGACGCGCGAGCGGCTGCAGTCCCCGGAGGACCGCGAGCGCTTCGACGACACCACCAAGTGCATCCTGTGCGCGGCGTGCACGTCGTCGTGCCCGGTGTTCTGGAACGACGGGCAGTACTTCGGCCCGGCCGCGATCGTCAACGCGCACCGCTTCATCTTCGACTCGCGTGACGAGGCGGGCGAGCAGCGCCTGGAGATCCTCAACGACAAGGACGGCGTGTGGCGTTGCCGCACGACGTTCAACTGCACGGACGCGTGCCCGCGTGGCATCGAGGTCACGAAGGCGATCCAGGAAGTGAAGCGGGCGCTGATCACGCGTCGCTTCTGA
- the sdhC gene encoding succinate dehydrogenase, cytochrome b556 subunit, whose protein sequence is MPAGTLYRGREGMWSWVAHRVTGVLIFFFLFVHVLDTALVRVSPEAYDDVVATYKTPIVALLEYGLVAAILFHALNGLRIIAVDFWSKGPRYQKQMLWTVLGIWIVMMAMALYPVLGHAVREVFGS, encoded by the coding sequence GTGCCGGCTGGAACGCTGTACCGCGGCCGGGAAGGAATGTGGTCCTGGGTGGCTCATCGAGTCACCGGCGTCCTCATCTTCTTCTTCCTGTTCGTACACGTCCTCGACACCGCTCTCGTCCGCGTCTCCCCCGAGGCGTATGACGATGTCGTGGCCACCTACAAGACGCCGATCGTGGCACTGCTGGAATACGGCCTGGTCGCGGCCATCCTGTTCCACGCGCTCAACGGCCTGCGCATCATCGCCGTCGACTTCTGGTCGAAGGGCCCGCGCTACCAGAAGCAGATGCTCTGGACCGTGCTCGGCATCTGGATCGTGATGATGGCCATGGCCCTGTACCCGGTGCTCGGCCACGCCGTACGCGAAGTCTTCGGGAGCTGA
- the sdhA gene encoding succinate dehydrogenase flavoprotein subunit, producing MKIHKYDTVIVGAGGAGMRAAIESTKRSRTAVLTKLYPTRSHTGAAQGGMAAALANVEEDNWEWHTFDTIKGGDYLVDQDAAEILAKEAIDAVLDLEKMGLPFGRTPKGEIDQRRFGGHSRNHGEAPVRRACYSGDRTGHMILQTLYQNCIKEGVEFFNEFYVLDQLIVEEDGVKKSAGVVAYELATGEIHIFQAKAVIYASGGTGKFFKVTSNAHTLTGDGQAACYRRGLPLEDMEFFQFHPTGIWRMGILLTEGARGEGGILRNKDGERFMEKYAPVMKDLASRDVVSRSIYTEIREGRGCGPEGDHVYLDLTHLPPEQLDAKLPDITEFARTYLGIEPYTDPIPIQPTAHYAMGGIPTNVQGEVLADNTTVVPGLYAAGEVACVSVHGANRLGTNSLLDINVFGKRSGIAAAEYSAKVDYVELPENPAEQVIEQVERLRNSTGNERVADIRKELQETMDANVMVFRTEQTIKTAVEKIGELRDRYLRVSVQDKGKRFNTDLLEAIELGNLLDLAEVMAVSALARKESRGGHYREDFPNRDDVNFMRHTMAYREVADDGKDSIRLDYKPVVTTRYQPMERKY from the coding sequence ATGAAGATTCACAAGTACGACACCGTCATCGTCGGCGCCGGTGGCGCGGGCATGCGCGCGGCCATCGAGTCGACGAAGCGCTCCCGCACCGCGGTGCTCACCAAGCTCTACCCCACGCGTTCCCACACCGGTGCGGCGCAGGGCGGCATGGCCGCCGCGCTCGCCAACGTGGAAGAGGACAACTGGGAGTGGCACACCTTCGACACGATCAAGGGCGGCGACTACCTGGTCGACCAGGACGCCGCCGAGATCCTCGCGAAGGAGGCCATCGACGCGGTCCTCGACCTGGAGAAGATGGGCCTGCCCTTCGGCCGTACGCCCAAGGGTGAGATCGACCAGCGGCGTTTCGGCGGTCACTCCCGCAATCACGGCGAGGCCCCGGTCCGCCGTGCGTGCTACTCGGGCGACCGCACCGGCCACATGATCCTCCAGACGCTGTACCAGAACTGCATCAAGGAGGGCGTGGAGTTCTTCAACGAGTTCTACGTCCTCGACCAGCTCATCGTCGAGGAGGACGGCGTCAAGAAGAGCGCCGGCGTCGTCGCGTACGAGCTGGCCACCGGCGAGATCCACATCTTCCAGGCGAAGGCCGTGATCTACGCGTCCGGCGGCACCGGCAAGTTCTTCAAGGTGACCTCCAACGCGCACACCCTCACCGGCGACGGCCAGGCGGCCTGCTACCGGCGCGGACTGCCGCTCGAGGACATGGAATTCTTCCAGTTCCACCCGACCGGCATCTGGCGCATGGGCATCCTCCTTACGGAAGGCGCCCGCGGTGAGGGCGGCATCCTCCGCAACAAGGACGGCGAGCGCTTCATGGAGAAGTACGCGCCGGTCATGAAGGACCTCGCGTCCCGTGACGTCGTCTCGCGCTCCATCTACACCGAGATCCGTGAGGGCCGCGGCTGCGGCCCCGAGGGCGACCACGTCTACCTCGACCTCACGCACCTGCCGCCGGAGCAGCTGGACGCCAAGCTGCCGGACATCACCGAGTTCGCGCGTACGTACCTCGGTATCGAGCCGTACACGGACCCGATCCCGATCCAGCCGACGGCGCACTACGCGATGGGCGGCATCCCGACGAACGTCCAGGGTGAGGTCCTCGCGGACAACACCACGGTCGTGCCCGGTCTGTACGCCGCCGGCGAGGTTGCCTGTGTCTCCGTGCACGGCGCCAACCGTCTGGGCACCAACTCGCTGCTCGACATCAACGTCTTCGGCAAGCGCTCCGGTATCGCCGCCGCCGAGTACTCGGCCAAGGTCGACTACGTCGAGCTCCCGGAGAACCCGGCCGAGCAGGTCATCGAGCAGGTCGAGCGACTGCGCAACTCCACGGGCAACGAGCGGGTGGCCGACATCCGCAAGGAGCTGCAGGAGACCATGGACGCCAACGTCATGGTGTTCCGTACCGAGCAGACGATCAAGACCGCGGTCGAGAAGATCGGCGAGCTGCGCGACCGCTACCTGCGCGTGTCCGTCCAGGACAAGGGCAAGCGGTTCAACACCGACCTCCTGGAGGCCATCGAGCTGGGCAACCTGCTCGACCTGGCCGAGGTCATGGCGGTCTCCGCGCTGGCCCGCAAGGAGTCCCGCGGCGGTCACTACCGCGAGGACTTCCCCAACCGCGACGACGTCAACTTCATGCGCCACACCATGGCGTACCGCGAGGTCGCCGACGACGGCAAGGACTCGATCCGGCTCGACTACAAGCCGGTCGTCACGACCCGCTACCAGCCGATGGAGCGTAAGTACTGA
- a CDS encoding protein kinase domain-containing protein, which translates to MSTSLGPGRLLDDGRYEIEEQIGRGGMASVYRAKDTELERTVAVKTMSTALAAEASGRERFRREARAVARLSHPNVVAVFDVREEALPAGPLPYLVMEYVDGETLAARMPSDPSRAGLDQALRITAEILAALAASHARGMVHRDIKPANVMVCRDGTVKVMDFGIAHALEAPGAALTRTGTAIGTPHYMSPEQFEGRRGIDGRSDLYSLGVVLFELLTGAVPFDADSGFQVGYQHVTKPPPTLGERGAQVPAEVEALVSRALAKEPADRFADADEMREEIERLRAGGTGPAPAPRATKLYTQMTPEQAVPVPEMPATPPPTPAAASYPTPTPQPWQQQQPPPQQWATYPTPQYQYLQPPPPGAGPVPGLGKWSRRLGLVYGLVVLGYVLISLSGVRSVGGSGMVVGSVLCAAAGIWISAGVLTRAPWQLRLAVLPGLLLHSFFLLRVVAQLVESGS; encoded by the coding sequence ATGTCGACGAGTCTTGGGCCGGGCCGATTACTGGACGACGGCCGCTACGAGATCGAGGAGCAGATAGGCCGGGGCGGCATGGCCTCGGTCTACCGGGCGAAGGACACCGAGCTGGAGCGGACCGTCGCCGTGAAGACCATGAGCACCGCGCTCGCCGCGGAGGCGAGCGGCCGCGAACGCTTCCGCCGCGAGGCCCGCGCCGTGGCCAGGCTCAGCCATCCGAACGTGGTCGCCGTGTTCGACGTACGCGAGGAAGCGCTGCCCGCCGGTCCGCTGCCGTATCTCGTCATGGAGTACGTCGACGGCGAGACCCTCGCCGCACGCATGCCGTCCGACCCGAGCAGGGCCGGACTCGACCAGGCGCTCCGCATCACCGCCGAGATCCTTGCGGCGCTCGCCGCGAGCCATGCCCGGGGCATGGTGCACCGCGACATCAAACCGGCGAACGTCATGGTGTGCAGGGACGGCACGGTCAAGGTGATGGACTTCGGCATCGCGCACGCCCTGGAGGCGCCGGGCGCGGCCCTCACCCGGACCGGCACGGCGATCGGGACGCCGCACTACATGTCACCCGAGCAGTTCGAGGGCCGGCGCGGGATCGACGGCCGCTCCGACCTGTACTCGCTCGGCGTCGTCCTCTTCGAACTGCTCACGGGCGCCGTGCCGTTCGACGCCGACTCCGGCTTCCAGGTCGGCTACCAGCATGTGACGAAGCCGCCGCCGACGCTGGGCGAGCGGGGTGCGCAGGTCCCGGCGGAGGTCGAGGCGCTGGTCTCGCGGGCCCTTGCGAAGGAGCCGGCCGACCGGTTCGCGGACGCGGACGAGATGCGCGAGGAGATCGAGCGGCTGCGCGCGGGCGGCACGGGCCCGGCGCCCGCGCCGCGCGCGACCAAGCTCTATACGCAGATGACGCCCGAGCAGGCGGTCCCGGTCCCCGAGATGCCCGCCACGCCGCCACCGACACCGGCCGCCGCGTCCTACCCGACCCCGACCCCCCAACCCTGGCAGCAGCAGCAGCCACCGCCGCAGCAGTGGGCCACGTACCCCACCCCCCAGTACCAGTACCTCCAGCCCCCGCCTCCGGGCGCCGGGCCCGTGCCCGGCCTGGGCAAGTGGAGCCGGCGGCTCGGCCTGGTGTACGGGCTGGTCGTGCTGGGCTACGTGCTCATCTCGCTCTCCGGGGTCCGGAGTGTGGGCGGCTCCGGGATGGTGGTGGGGTCGGTCCTCTGCGCCGCCGCAGGGATCTGGATATCCGCCGGTGTGCTGACCCGTGCGCCGTGGCAGCTGCGCCTGGCCGTGCTGCCCGGGCTGCTCCTGCACAGCTTCTTCCTGCTGAGGGTCGTGGCGCAGCTCGTCGAGAGCGGGAGCTAG